In one Caloranaerobacter sp. TR13 genomic region, the following are encoded:
- a CDS encoding TIGR02679 family protein, with the protein MSKLAIQAAKYFKENKGFERVFLKIKDKYRSLGKIGGTIILNNLTKEEKDALSGFLGIGFYDKTDARIKIEKFQTALDNSRFKGVKLEDVLAEYFGSAIISKKDEKEKYKLERERYFEEIVKEFIDTKSYTWLKYVFESKGNAYRVITKRYDEDKQSLKEDLIITMRGLNSLPFLKSKIKERLAIFASRVTKNPHAFDEKTEAGKLLMYGISYLLCRDYPKSAEERTEYYYEVGLIKDEISNFTVCSGLLAYRDDMISAGWKDFYETSEPMHVSLWNLSKLERIISPTGRIFIFENPTVFSEVLYRTLEIKPPLMCTYGQVKLASLILLDMLVKEGVKIYYSGDFDPEGIVIADKLKKRYGDNLILWRYDKKDYFKSISREIIDDTRLKKLGNIKNEDLIRLSEVVKENRYAGYQELIVEDLIRDIEITISVNVTE; encoded by the coding sequence ATGAGTAAATTAGCAATCCAAGCAGCAAAATATTTTAAAGAGAATAAAGGATTTGAAAGAGTTTTTTTAAAAATAAAAGATAAATACAGGTCATTAGGGAAAATTGGTGGAACGATAATTTTAAATAATCTAACTAAAGAAGAAAAAGATGCTTTATCAGGTTTTTTAGGGATAGGCTTTTATGATAAAACTGATGCTAGAATAAAGATAGAGAAGTTTCAAACTGCATTGGACAATTCAAGGTTTAAAGGAGTAAAACTGGAAGATGTATTAGCAGAATATTTTGGCAGTGCTATAATAAGTAAAAAAGACGAAAAGGAAAAATATAAACTAGAAAGAGAAAGATATTTTGAAGAAATAGTTAAAGAATTTATTGATACTAAATCGTATACTTGGTTAAAATATGTTTTTGAATCTAAAGGTAATGCATATAGAGTAATTACGAAAAGATACGATGAAGATAAACAGTCCTTAAAAGAAGATTTAATAATAACTATGAGAGGTTTAAATAGCTTACCGTTTTTAAAATCTAAAATAAAAGAAAGATTGGCTATATTTGCCTCAAGAGTTACAAAGAATCCTCATGCTTTTGATGAAAAAACAGAAGCAGGAAAACTTTTAATGTATGGTATTAGTTATTTATTATGTAGAGATTATCCCAAAAGTGCAGAAGAAAGAACCGAATATTATTATGAAGTAGGTTTAATAAAAGATGAAATATCTAATTTTACGGTATGCAGCGGACTATTGGCTTATAGAGATGATATGATTTCAGCAGGTTGGAAAGATTTTTATGAAACTTCTGAACCTATGCATGTATCACTATGGAATTTAAGTAAATTAGAGAGAATAATTAGTCCTACTGGTAGGATATTTATATTTGAAAATCCAACTGTTTTTAGTGAAGTTCTTTATAGAACTTTAGAAATTAAGCCACCACTTATGTGCACCTATGGTCAAGTAAAATTAGCCTCTTTAATTTTATTAGATATGCTAGTTAAAGAAGGGGTCAAAATATACTATTCGGGAGATTTTGATCCAGAAGGTATAGTGATTGCAGATAAATTAAAAAAGAGGTATGGAGATAATTTAATCCTCTGGCGATATGATAAAAAAGATTATTTTAAATCAATATCGCGCGAAATAATTGATGATACTAGATTAAAGAAGCTAGGTAATATAAAAAATGAAGATTTAATTCGATTGAGTGAGGTTGTAAAAGAAAATAGATACGCTGGATATCAGGAGTTGATAGTTGAAGATTTGATTAGAGATATAGAGATTACGATTAGTGTAAATGTAACTGAATAG
- a CDS encoding carbohydrate ABC transporter permease: MENLQSSNKSLNKWLPYILVVPSMLYYILFWLRPVLTSLIRSFTGVDGGLTLQNYQLALSDPLFREGFINTAVIAGVSVTLEFVVALMLALLINRKFKGSGVLLFIAMIPMALPPVAVGAIWQTGLTTNGWVNSLLIHLGLITESGKIYFMTAEGWKRLLLIILIDAWQVIPSIMIILLAGLQNFPKEMKEAGYVFGGNAFTVLRKITLPILKPTIVTAVVLRLISAIQIWLIVVMIYGFNRVPTLMERVVYYGDQVSSLPNSFELASTNSIIVAIIVSSAALIYLKASRNSESKEV, translated from the coding sequence ATGGAAAATTTACAAAGCAGTAATAAAAGCTTGAACAAATGGTTGCCATATATTTTAGTTGTTCCATCGATGCTGTATTATATATTATTTTGGCTAAGGCCTGTTTTAACTTCATTAATAAGAAGTTTTACTGGAGTGGACGGTGGATTAACTCTTCAGAATTATCAATTAGCACTATCAGATCCATTATTCAGAGAGGGCTTTATAAATACAGCTGTAATAGCTGGTGTTTCTGTAACATTAGAGTTTGTAGTAGCTTTAATGCTAGCTTTACTAATTAACAGGAAATTTAAAGGCTCAGGGGTACTATTGTTTATTGCTATGATTCCTATGGCTTTACCACCAGTTGCTGTTGGTGCAATATGGCAGACTGGTTTAACAACAAATGGATGGGTCAATAGTTTACTAATACACTTAGGACTGATTACTGAAAGTGGAAAAATATATTTTATGACTGCTGAAGGATGGAAGAGATTATTATTAATAATTTTAATAGATGCTTGGCAGGTAATACCATCTATTATGATTATTTTATTAGCAGGACTACAAAATTTCCCTAAAGAAATGAAGGAAGCTGGATATGTATTTGGTGGTAATGCATTTACAGTTTTAAGAAAGATTACACTTCCAATATTAAAACCGACTATTGTAACAGCTGTTGTATTAAGATTAATATCAGCTATACAAATTTGGTTGATTGTTGTTATGATTTATGGATTTAACAGAGTACCAACACTAATGGAACGTGTTGTATATTATGGAGATCAGGTATCATCATTACCTAATAGCTTTGAATTAGCATCTACAAATTCGATTATAGTGGCAATTATTGTTTCAAGTGCTGCATTAATTTATTTGAAAGCATCAAGAAATTCAGAAAGTAAAGAGGTGTAA
- a CDS encoding TIGR02678 family protein — protein MDELRELLDEYWILKDKDKDKYYRIRDSIPKFRNFISEKLGYQIIMTSDLIKLEKLPGKAEPWMGISTFDNSLEYTFLCLLLMFLEDKEKEEQFLLSQLTEFIQGAFPGDEKIEWTLYSHRRHLIKVLKFAIDIGIIKVNDGNEERFYNDELAEVLYENTGNSKYFMRNFSGNILKYSTLEDLEKDEWLDMDTDRGRIRRNRVYRRIIMSPAVYRDGEDDQDYLYIKNYRNMIQFDLEKYLKMDLHVHKNGTFLVLDEEKRYKNSFPESKAISDIVLQVNKIIVAKVKKGELSKNTEDIIIILKTTFDDLIKEAKQRYSMGWSKEYREMKLEKLSKEVISYMKDFSMLMEDNDSNEIIILPLVGKIVGDYPKDFNNKEKGNDLVG, from the coding sequence ATGGATGAGTTAAGAGAATTATTAGATGAATATTGGATACTTAAAGATAAAGACAAAGATAAATATTATAGAATTAGAGATTCTATTCCGAAATTCAGAAATTTTATATCGGAAAAATTAGGTTATCAAATAATAATGACTTCAGATTTAATAAAGTTAGAAAAACTCCCTGGGAAAGCAGAGCCTTGGATGGGAATAAGCACATTTGATAATAGCCTAGAGTATACTTTCTTATGTTTGCTATTAATGTTTTTAGAAGATAAGGAAAAAGAAGAGCAGTTTTTACTTTCACAGCTTACAGAATTTATTCAAGGAGCTTTTCCAGGTGATGAGAAAATAGAATGGACATTATATTCGCATAGAAGACATTTGATTAAAGTATTGAAATTTGCTATAGATATTGGAATTATAAAAGTTAATGATGGGAATGAAGAAAGATTTTATAATGATGAATTAGCAGAAGTACTATATGAAAATACAGGAAATTCTAAATATTTTATGAGAAACTTTTCAGGCAACATACTAAAGTATAGTACATTAGAAGATTTAGAAAAAGACGAATGGTTAGATATGGATACCGATAGAGGACGGATAAGAAGAAATAGAGTATATAGAAGGATAATAATGTCTCCTGCCGTATACAGAGATGGAGAAGATGATCAAGATTATCTGTATATTAAGAATTATAGAAATATGATACAATTTGATTTAGAAAAATACCTGAAAATGGATTTACATGTTCATAAAAATGGTACATTTTTAGTATTAGATGAAGAAAAGAGATATAAGAATTCATTTCCTGAAAGTAAAGCAATTAGTGATATAGTCTTGCAGGTGAATAAAATTATAGTGGCTAAGGTGAAAAAAGGAGAACTTTCAAAAAATACTGAGGACATTATAATCATACTTAAAACTACATTTGACGATCTTATTAAAGAAGCAAAACAGAGATATAGCATGGGATGGAGTAAGGAATATAGAGAGATGAAGTTAGAAAAGTTATCTAAAGAGGTTATAAGCTACATGAAGGATTTTAGTATGTTAATGGAAGATAATGATAGCAATGAGATAATTATATTACCTTTAGTTGGCAAAATTGTCGGGGATTATCCTAAAGATTTTAACAATAAAGAGAAAGGAAATGATTTAGTTGGATAA
- a CDS encoding LacI family DNA-binding transcriptional regulator has product MRNVTMADIAKLAGVSIKTVSRVINNSNEVKEETRQKVLKIIKEQGYQVNILAKGLRKKQTNTIIVFIDKHSGGYWSIWHNEIVQEIIKYSKEKGYKIVISPSSGEGCLDDDTDGFYLLRSGMADGAIIFDNMENDIRINYLRENDIPFVIVGKDINYDDTSYVDLNNYKAGYIGGKYLIENGYKKICFMLGSRDFIVNNERTNGFKEICSNYSDVEFNIIFDVSSIQNAYEYAKEIIRTNKPDAFFVSGDERAIGVYRAIKESNLSIPKDIAVLGIDNIPLCEYIYPSLTTIDQPKKEFGYYSVSILMELMNNKAKITKRVLIEPKLIIREST; this is encoded by the coding sequence ATGAGAAATGTAACTATGGCTGATATTGCTAAATTAGCTGGAGTATCTATAAAAACAGTATCAAGAGTAATAAATAACAGCAATGAAGTAAAAGAAGAAACTAGGCAAAAAGTATTAAAGATTATAAAAGAGCAGGGGTATCAGGTGAATATTCTTGCAAAAGGATTAAGGAAAAAACAGACTAATACTATAATAGTCTTTATTGATAAACACAGTGGAGGATATTGGAGTATATGGCATAACGAAATCGTACAGGAAATTATTAAGTACTCCAAAGAGAAAGGTTACAAGATAGTTATTTCACCATCTTCTGGTGAAGGCTGCTTAGACGATGATACAGATGGATTTTATCTTTTGAGAAGTGGCATGGCAGATGGAGCTATAATTTTTGACAACATGGAAAACGATATCAGAATTAATTATTTAAGAGAAAACGATATCCCGTTTGTAATCGTGGGAAAAGACATAAATTACGATGATACAAGCTATGTAGATTTGAATAACTATAAGGCTGGTTACATAGGCGGTAAGTACCTAATAGAGAATGGGTATAAAAAGATATGTTTCATGCTTGGAAGTAGAGATTTTATTGTTAACAATGAGAGAACTAATGGTTTCAAAGAAATATGTAGTAACTATAGTGATGTTGAATTTAATATTATCTTTGATGTTTCAAGTATTCAAAATGCTTACGAATATGCTAAAGAGATTATCCGAACAAATAAACCAGATGCATTTTTTGTATCTGGAGATGAAAGAGCAATAGGAGTTTATAGGGCTATTAAAGAAAGTAATTTATCAATACCTAAAGATATAGCAGTTTTAGGCATAGATAATATACCTTTGTGCGAATATATTTATCCATCATTAACTACTATTGACCAGCCAAAGAAGGAATTTGGATACTATTCAGTAAGTATTTTGATGGAATTAATGAACAATAAAGCAAAGATAACAAAAAGGGTTTTAATAGAACCTAAACTAATAATTCGCGAATCAACTTAA
- a CDS encoding ABC transporter substrate-binding protein produces the protein MKKVISLMLVVLLIATALAGCTTKETATTQKKKLVFTSRLWSAPEEKEFIINEIIKPYEEANNIDIEFSIATDDEIFDAIKVQQESGNITTDIITAHSGKMPDWTRAGYVMDLTDVVKSWKDRTFFETFKSSTHKDGKQYFLPVGADVYLTLINKKALKYKPEGVDIDNLTWEDYAKWAVNIAKGEGEGKVVITGIPQKSWIYMFGASALSYGAGFPDINSPEAMKAWKVWEKIGDAKGFIPTVANVESSVDPMKREEGWLCVFHNARVGTVYASNETKYIVAPAPSGPKGIGTVAGVSGYAIVKGSKNYEEAVKFLEYLTRPDIQTKIALGTGGFIPPVKEAIDQLGNGAEDEVIKKALMVLEKGIPSGVPAHEYTDWGAVKQIFDDIFVEAINGDKKITKEYLDAKQAQLEALKK, from the coding sequence ATGAAAAAAGTTATTTCATTAATGCTTGTAGTACTATTAATTGCTACAGCTTTAGCAGGATGTACTACTAAAGAAACTGCTACAACGCAAAAGAAAAAATTAGTTTTTACATCAAGATTATGGTCTGCACCAGAGGAAAAGGAATTCATTATTAATGAAATTATTAAACCTTACGAAGAAGCTAATAACATTGATATTGAGTTTTCAATTGCTACAGATGATGAAATTTTTGATGCAATTAAAGTTCAGCAAGAATCTGGAAATATAACTACAGATATCATAACTGCTCACAGTGGTAAAATGCCAGATTGGACAAGAGCAGGTTATGTTATGGACTTAACAGATGTAGTAAAATCATGGAAAGACCGTACATTCTTTGAAACATTCAAAAGCTCAACACATAAAGATGGTAAGCAATATTTCTTACCAGTAGGTGCAGATGTATACTTAACACTTATCAATAAGAAGGCTTTAAAGTATAAACCAGAAGGTGTAGATATTGACAACTTAACTTGGGAAGATTATGCTAAGTGGGCTGTAAATATAGCTAAAGGTGAAGGTGAAGGAAAAGTAGTTATCACAGGTATTCCACAAAAATCATGGATTTATATGTTTGGTGCATCAGCATTATCTTATGGAGCTGGGTTCCCAGACATAAATTCTCCTGAAGCTATGAAAGCATGGAAAGTATGGGAGAAAATTGGGGATGCAAAAGGATTTATACCAACAGTTGCTAATGTAGAATCAAGTGTTGATCCAATGAAGCGTGAAGAAGGTTGGTTATGTGTATTCCACAATGCTCGTGTAGGTACTGTTTATGCTTCTAACGAAACTAAGTATATAGTAGCTCCAGCACCATCAGGACCTAAGGGAATCGGTACTGTTGCAGGTGTTAGCGGATACGCTATAGTTAAAGGTTCAAAGAATTATGAAGAGGCAGTTAAATTCCTTGAGTATTTAACTAGACCAGACATTCAAACTAAGATAGCTCTAGGAACTGGAGGATTTATACCACCTGTTAAAGAAGCTATTGATCAATTGGGTAATGGAGCAGAAGATGAAGTAATTAAGAAGGCTTTAATGGTTCTTGAAAAAGGAATTCCTTCAGGAGTACCTGCTCATGAATATACAGATTGGGGAGCAGTTAAACAAATATTCGACGATATCTTTGTTGAAGCTATAAATGGAGATAAGAAGATAACTAAAGAATACCTAGATGCTAAACAAGCTCAATTAGAAGCATTGAAAAAATAA
- a CDS encoding cupin domain-containing protein — translation MEPIKIKKISLEEAKKLGIDSWSHWECEPSTFDWEYDEQETAYVFEGDVIVTTPEQTVHITDNMLVSFPKGLKCTWEVRKKIRKVYTFNFEI, via the coding sequence ATGGAACCAATTAAAATTAAAAAAATTAGTCTTGAAGAAGCTAAAAAGTTAGGTATTGATTCATGGAGTCATTGGGAATGTGAACCTAGCACTTTTGATTGGGAATATGATGAGCAGGAGACTGCTTACGTTTTTGAAGGAGATGTCATTGTAACTACTCCAGAACAAACTGTGCATATAACAGATAATATGTTAGTTTCTTTTCCAAAAGGATTAAAGTGTACATGGGAAGTGAGGAAAAAGATTAGAAAGGTTTACACATTTAATTTTGAAATATAA
- a CDS encoding TIGR02680 family protein, producing the protein MDNNRWIISRAGLINFWYYDDEKFDFSDGKLLLRGANGSGKSVTMQSFIPLLLDGNKSPDRLDPFGSRARKLENYVLGDEDLGKDENISYIYMEFKKEKTENYLTIGMGLKAKKGKSLDFWGFVITDGRRIGKDFFLYKKIDQKVPLSKKELENRIGDGGEVKTRQKDYMAMVNKYLFGFDELEDYDELIKLLIQLRTPKLSKEFKPTVIYEILNNSLQPLSEDDLRPMSEAIENMDNIKNKLEQLELSSREAKKLKKVYEIYNSFVLFEKARDYVNSYDELKGLIKEKSKLEEKKNHYEEEILNATENIKELEIQQNNLKLKEEELRKHDSFGLKEKIVFLERELIDLKKERDKKADELERKKDRERELYVKIKKLEEDEAYSINKIREDIEELDSLADEMKFDEQYYMKQELLKDIRCEYKFNYVKDQVKAYRDKVIKIKRELEKEKVKREAYEKAFEDFEKTKGNKKEVEKRLESANLLFSETKEEFIEHIYNWEKNNSIFKIDNNALSNISQAVNTYGDKTSFDDILALVRKEYNTVEDLLKEEKQDLSLIKNKYIKEYEEKSKEIKEWEEKRDPEPIREEKVLLNRERLRKNKIPFIPFYMAVDFREELTEEERGRLEETLLEMGILDALIIPSRYRDKVLEMDEDMADKYIFPSPKYLTYELSSKLHIEKIDIDGITIEDVDNAVKSILMDYTDEGTYIRDNGEYGIGIIRGKVTNKYRAKYIGSTARKRFRKETLERLTIEKQEIECKIKEIDKKIEIINHKLKNLEDEFNNFPNKKDLETALQTVREETLNFENISKELDKKQEILDNTYQELNIIKQNIHKLTLNINLLVNLEAYENAEECIREYIDLLNELERKHLKLLQTLITRSNIIESKEEIDIDIDNLRYDLNNIDRKIKESEDRLKNYKEQLELTNYKEIEREINECIELLRKIPNRIKELTGIRARAETKLEQTIQKLDEINKDIELQKKINNIFETGFREEYLLGLVFTDDIGDIYKLAKSVYNELKYFEDKNKNREDYLNNLHNKFYEIRQYLTEYSPKIEIIFNKEIDDPDVSEIVLRQKRYVVKAKIRGKYIGFYQLLDYIQEGIDENKSLLRESDRKIFEDILTKSISKKIRAKIYHSKSWVEKMNRLMEGMNTSSGLSFNLKWKSKAKETEDQLDTSRLVELLMKDGNLLTEGEINELSAHFRSKIEEARRTAFETGTRQTFHQIMKEVLDYRKWFEFRLYFKRTNEKSRELTNNAFYKFSGGEKAMAMYVPLFSAVYAKYEGARKDCPRIISLDEAFAGVDENNIRDMFKLLSELELNFIINSQILWGDYDTVKSLSICELLRPNNAKEVAVLRYKWNGKVRTLIENVGV; encoded by the coding sequence TTGGATAATAATAGGTGGATAATAAGCAGAGCTGGACTAATAAATTTTTGGTACTACGATGATGAGAAGTTTGATTTTTCTGATGGAAAGCTCTTATTAAGAGGTGCTAATGGTTCAGGTAAATCAGTAACAATGCAGAGTTTTATACCACTTTTACTAGACGGAAATAAAAGTCCAGATAGATTAGATCCATTTGGTTCAAGAGCTAGAAAACTAGAAAATTATGTATTAGGTGATGAAGATTTAGGAAAAGATGAGAATATAAGTTATATATACATGGAATTTAAGAAAGAAAAGACAGAGAACTACTTAACTATAGGTATGGGGTTAAAGGCTAAAAAGGGAAAGAGCCTAGATTTTTGGGGATTTGTTATTACTGATGGTAGAAGAATCGGAAAAGACTTCTTTCTATATAAGAAGATTGATCAGAAGGTTCCACTTAGCAAAAAAGAACTAGAAAATAGGATAGGTGATGGTGGCGAAGTAAAAACTAGACAAAAAGATTATATGGCTATGGTTAATAAATATTTGTTTGGTTTTGATGAACTAGAAGATTATGATGAACTTATAAAATTACTTATTCAGCTTAGAACACCTAAGCTTTCAAAAGAATTTAAACCTACAGTAATATATGAAATACTTAATAATTCTCTACAGCCACTTTCCGAAGATGATTTAAGACCAATGTCTGAAGCAATAGAGAATATGGATAACATAAAAAACAAGTTAGAACAACTAGAACTATCTAGTAGAGAGGCAAAGAAGCTTAAGAAAGTGTATGAAATATATAACAGCTTTGTGCTGTTTGAAAAGGCAAGGGATTATGTCAATTCTTATGATGAATTGAAAGGTCTAATAAAAGAAAAGAGTAAACTAGAAGAGAAAAAGAACCATTATGAAGAAGAAATTTTAAATGCTACTGAAAATATCAAGGAACTTGAGATACAACAAAATAATTTGAAGTTAAAGGAAGAAGAATTAAGAAAGCATGACAGTTTTGGACTAAAAGAGAAAATAGTTTTTTTAGAAAGAGAATTGATCGATCTTAAGAAGGAAAGAGACAAAAAAGCCGATGAACTTGAAAGGAAGAAAGATAGAGAAAGAGAACTTTATGTGAAAATTAAAAAATTAGAAGAAGATGAAGCATATAGTATTAATAAAATACGTGAAGATATCGAAGAGTTAGACTCATTAGCCGATGAAATGAAATTTGATGAACAGTATTATATGAAACAAGAATTATTAAAAGATATAAGATGTGAATACAAATTTAATTATGTAAAAGACCAGGTTAAAGCTTATAGGGATAAAGTAATAAAAATAAAAAGAGAGTTAGAAAAGGAAAAAGTTAAGCGAGAGGCTTATGAAAAAGCTTTTGAAGATTTTGAGAAGACAAAAGGAAACAAAAAAGAAGTAGAAAAGAGATTAGAAAGTGCAAATTTATTGTTTTCAGAAACCAAGGAAGAGTTTATAGAACATATTTATAATTGGGAGAAAAATAATAGTATTTTTAAAATAGATAATAATGCATTAAGCAATATTTCTCAAGCTGTTAATACCTATGGAGATAAAACTAGCTTTGATGACATTTTGGCTTTAGTTAGAAAAGAGTATAATACAGTCGAAGATTTATTAAAAGAAGAAAAACAGGATTTAAGTTTAATCAAGAATAAATACATTAAAGAATACGAAGAAAAGTCAAAAGAAATAAAAGAATGGGAAGAAAAAAGAGACCCAGAGCCAATAAGAGAGGAAAAAGTACTGTTAAATAGAGAAAGGTTGAGAAAGAATAAAATACCATTCATTCCTTTTTATATGGCTGTAGATTTTAGAGAAGAGCTTACAGAAGAAGAAAGAGGAAGATTAGAAGAAACGCTATTAGAAATGGGGATATTGGATGCACTGATAATTCCATCTAGATATAGAGATAAGGTTCTTGAAATGGATGAAGATATGGCCGATAAATATATTTTTCCATCGCCCAAGTATCTTACTTATGAGTTGTCTAGCAAGCTGCACATTGAAAAGATTGATATTGATGGGATTACAATAGAAGATGTAGATAATGCTGTAAAGAGTATTTTAATGGACTATACTGATGAAGGCACATATATAAGAGATAATGGAGAATATGGAATAGGAATAATAAGAGGAAAAGTTACAAATAAATACAGGGCAAAATATATTGGCTCAACTGCAAGAAAGCGATTTAGAAAAGAAACATTAGAACGATTGACAATCGAAAAACAAGAAATTGAGTGCAAAATCAAAGAAATAGATAAAAAAATAGAGATAATAAATCATAAACTTAAAAATTTAGAAGATGAATTCAATAATTTTCCAAATAAAAAAGATTTAGAAACTGCATTGCAAACTGTGAGAGAAGAGACTTTAAATTTTGAAAACATATCAAAGGAGTTAGATAAGAAACAGGAAATATTAGACAATACTTATCAGGAATTAAATATAATAAAGCAAAATATACACAAGCTTACACTAAATATTAATCTACTAGTAAATCTAGAGGCATATGAGAATGCAGAAGAATGTATAAGAGAATATATAGATTTATTAAACGAATTAGAGAGAAAACATTTAAAGCTTTTACAAACATTGATAACAAGAAGTAATATTATTGAGAGTAAAGAAGAAATAGACATAGATATAGATAATTTAAGATATGACCTTAATAACATAGATAGAAAAATTAAAGAAAGTGAAGACAGATTAAAAAACTATAAAGAACAGTTAGAATTGACGAATTATAAAGAAATAGAAAGAGAAATAAATGAGTGTATTGAACTTTTAAGAAAGATACCAAATAGAATTAAAGAACTTACAGGAATAAGAGCTAGAGCCGAAACTAAATTAGAGCAGACTATTCAGAAGTTAGATGAGATAAATAAAGATATAGAACTTCAAAAGAAGATAAATAACATTTTTGAGACCGGTTTTAGAGAAGAATATTTGCTAGGGTTAGTTTTTACAGATGATATAGGAGATATTTACAAATTAGCAAAGAGCGTTTATAACGAATTGAAATATTTTGAAGACAAAAATAAAAATAGAGAAGATTATTTAAACAATCTGCATAATAAGTTCTATGAAATAAGACAGTATCTAACTGAATACTCACCAAAAATTGAGATTATCTTTAATAAAGAAATAGATGACCCAGATGTTTCAGAAATTGTTTTAAGACAAAAAAGATATGTGGTTAAGGCAAAGATTAGAGGAAAATATATCGGATTTTATCAATTATTAGATTATATACAAGAGGGAATTGATGAAAACAAGAGCTTGCTTAGAGAAAGTGACAGAAAAATTTTTGAAGATATATTAACAAAAAGTATAAGCAAAAAGATAAGAGCCAAGATTTATCATAGTAAGTCTTGGGTTGAAAAGATGAATAGACTTATGGAAGGTATGAATACTTCTAGTGGATTATCTTTTAATCTTAAATGGAAGAGTAAAGCTAAAGAGACTGAAGACCAATTAGATACAAGTAGATTAGTTGAACTGTTGATGAAAGATGGGAATTTACTTACTGAGGGAGAGATAAATGAGCTATCTGCTCATTTTAGGTCTAAGATTGAAGAGGCTAGAAGAACTGCTTTTGAAACGGGAACAAGACAGACATTTCATCAAATAATGAAAGAAGTTTTAGATTATCGTAAATGGTTTGAGTTTAGACTGTACTTTAAGAGGACGAATGAAAAAAGTAGAGAGCTTACAAATAATGCCTTTTATAAGTTTAGTGGTGGAGAAAAAGCTATGGCTATGTATGTACCATTATTTTCAGCAGTATATGCTAAATATGAGGGGGCCAGAAAAGATTGCCCTAGGATAATATCATTAGACGAAGCATTTGCTGGAGTAGATGAGAACAACATAAGAGATATGTTTAAATTATTAAGTGAATTAGAATTGAATTTTATAATAAACTCACAGATTCTTTGGGGAGATTACGATACTGTTAAATCGCTGTCTATATGCGAACTTCTAAGACCTAATAATGCAAAAGAAGTAGCAGTTCTTAGATATAAATGGAATGGGAAAGTTAGAACTTTAATAGAAAATGTGGGTGTGTAA